The Esox lucius isolate fEsoLuc1 chromosome 5, fEsoLuc1.pri, whole genome shotgun sequence genome includes a region encoding these proteins:
- the LOC105023056 gene encoding putative uncharacterized protein MYH16 isoform X4: MSLKRGYAWVRGHAFSDDTETNGLQVDPEPEPEELDWDSFSTALEQRLAAEQECSQASAQHCAQLEKARHGLELQLSSLSERLEEEEACSAQLAHHRERLEAENSSLRRDLEELESALTAIERDNQSSEGSVRKLSEELSQREVVVQKLQKEKEHLVELSQTQTFCLIPTYIQQAIEDLQSEEEKVNLLTKERAKLQVKAEDLECLLEQERCQRGELEKTRRKLEGDSRSTLKNLGEMEKMRSSLEELIKKKDVEISITSTKLEAEEALNIGLQRKSKELQVRIEELEEELETERAMRAKVEKQRADLTRELDDLTDRLEEAGGATASQIEVNKKREAELQRMRRDLEESSIQSEALAASLRKRHGEAMAELGEQCEVLQRTRAKLEKEKQNLRMEVEDLAASLDTLQKAKASTDSQLKKLEEQLSEAHNRADDLQRALTEVNVGRNRLTADNTDLARQLEEAESRANQAIRSKTLILTQHEDIKKQMDEEIKSKLALGSSLAGLRQECEVLKEQLEEEQESKLELQRLVSKLNTEVTHWRSRHEADTIQHSDELEETKKKLASRLQEAEEAVEATQAKCSSLEKTKQRLQEEVEELCIDLEKASSCGQALDKKQRILEKQLGDWRQKCEELVAELEGCQKESRQHATELFKLKTVHEEALEQGEVLRRENKAHQEEIADLTDQLSDGGKSVHELQKTKKKIEMEKEELQASLEESEAALEAEETKVLRLHLELSQAKADMERRLQEKEEEFEVARKSHQRAIESLQASLDVEVKGRGEGLRVKKKLESDLNELELQVDLLTKNNTELTKNTKKMQQQIKELQGQLEEEVRGREEKNEGQAALERRCLLLVSEGEETRAALENAERQRKALEIELTETNDKYNDLNNQFQSALSGRRKMEVDLQALQQEHEELQNELRGASDKIKKTNCEAARVSEELRLEQEHALHLERVKKGLEAQIKDMGTRLDEAEQMALKGGKKIIQKLEGKVKELELELDTEQKRHAETVKTLRKNERRLKELLFQSEEDQKNQHRMQELVERLQNKMKAYKRQVEEAEEQANMNLAKYRKTVNELDDAEERADIAESALTKIRTKNRGSFGKGYSSGYSTPYPGGIVRSPSSVGSEGRGEKIINDDNDSVSSLVPAYLNSLKKLMIE; encoded by the exons ATGTCTCTAAAGCGGGGCTATGCCTGGGTCCGGGGCCACGCCTTCTCTGATGACACGGAGACCAATGGGCTGCAGGTGGATCCTGAACCGGAACCAGAGGAGCTAGACTGGGATTCGTTCAGTACGGCACTGGAACAGAGACTGGCTGCT GAGCAGGAGTGTTCCCAGGCATCGGCGCAGCATTGTGCCCAGCTGGAGAAGGCCAGACACGGCCTGGAGCTGCAGCTGTCCAGCCTGTCTGAGcgcctggaggaggaggaggcttGCTCGGCCCAGCTGGCCCACCACAGAGAGAGGCTagaggcagagaacagcagCCTCAGACGAGACCTGGAGGAACTGGAGAGTGCTCTGACTGCCATCGAGAGAGACAACCAG TCGTCAGAAGGCTCAGTCAGGAAGCTGTCAGAGGAGCTCTCCCAGAGAGAAGTTGTTGTCCAAAAGCTTCAGAAGGAGAAAGAACACCTGGTGGAACTCAGCCAG ACacagacattttgtttaatcCCCACCTACATACAGCAGGCAATTGAAGACCTGCAGAGTGAGGAGGAGAAGGTGAACCTTCTGACTAAGGAGCGAGCAAAACTACAGGTGAAGGCAGAAGAT ttGGAGTGCCTGTTAGAACAGGAGCGGTGTCAACGCGGGGAGCTGGAGAAAACCAGGAGGAAGCTGGAGGGAGACAGCAGGTCCACTCTGAAGAACCtcggagagatggagaagatgaGGAGCAGCCTGGAGGAGCTCATCAAGAA gAAAGATGTGGAAATAAGCATCACCAGTACCAAGCTTGAGGCAGAGGAGGCCCTTAACATCGGTCTGCAGAGGAAAAGCAAAGAGCTTCAG GTTCGTATTGAGGAGCTAGAGGAGGaactggagacagagagagccatGAGGGCCAAG GTGGAGAAGCAGAGAGCTGATCTGACCAGAGAACTGGATGATCTGACTGACAGATTGGAGGAGGCAGGTGGAGCCACAGCATCACAG ATTGAAGTCAATAAGAAACGGGAGGCGGAGCTCCAGCGCATGAGGCGGGACTTGGAGGAGTCCTCTATCCAATCGGAGGCCCTGGCTGCGTCGCTAAGGAAGCGTCATGGCGAAGCAATGGCGGAGCTGGGTGAGCAGTGTGAGGTTTTACAGAGGACCCGGGCCaagctggagaaggagaaacAGAATCTACGCATGGAGGTGGAGGATCTGGCCGCTTCACTAGACACCCTGCAGAAAGCCAAG GCATCCACAGACAGCCAGCTGAAGAAGCTGGAGGAACAGCTCTCTGAGGCCCACAACCGAGCagatgacctgcagagagcccTGACTGAGGTCAATGTAGGCAGGAACAGACTCACAG CTGACAACACAGACCTGGCCAGACAGTTGGAGGAGGCAGAAAGCAGAGCCAACCAAGCTATCCGCTCCAAGACTCTGATACTGACCCAACATGAAGACATCAAGAAACAGATGGATGAGGAGATCAAG tctaaGCTTGCCCTGGGCAGTAGTCTGGCGGGGTTACGTCAGGAGTGTGAGGTGTtgaaggaacagctggaggaggagcaaGAGAGCAAACTGGAGCTGCAGCGCCTCGTCTCCAAACTCAACACTGAGGTCACCCATTGGCGGAGCAGACACGAAGCAGACACCATCCAACACTCTGACGAACTGGAGGAGACCAA GAAAAAGCTAGCATCAAGGCTCCAGGAAGCTGAAGAGGCAGTGGAGGCCACCCAGGCCAAGTGCTCCTCTCTGGAGAAGACCAAGCAGAGGCTacaggaagaggtggaggagctCTGTatagatctggagaag GCCAGTAGCTGCGGCCAGGCGCTGGATAAGAAGCAACGCATCTTGGAGAAGCAACTGGGTGACTGGAGGCAGAAGTGTGAAGAGCTGGTGGCAGAGTTGGAGGGATGTCAAAAGGAGAGCAGGCAGCACGCCACCGAGCTCTTCAAATTGAAGACTGTCCATGAAGAGGCCCTGGAGCAGGGAGAGGTCCTACGCAGGGAGAACAAGGCCCACCAAG AAGAGATAGCTGACCTGACTGACCAGCTCTCCGATGGAGGGAAAAGCGTTCATGAGCTACAGAAAACTAAAAAGAAGAtagagatggagaaggaggagcTGCAGGCTTCGTTGGAAGAGTCTGAAGCTGCCTTAGAG GCAGAGGAGACCAAAGTGCTGCGTCTACATCTGGAGCTGTCCCAGGCCAAGGCAGACATGGAGAGGAGGCtccaggagaaagaggaggagtttGAGGTTGCCAG GAAAAGCCACCAGAGGGCAATAGAGTCCCTGCAGGCCAGTCTAGATGTGGAGGTCAAAGGTCGGGGGGAGGGGTTGCGGGTTAAAAAGAAGCTGGAATCTGATCTGAATGAGCTGGAATTACAAGTGGACCTGCTCACCAAGAACAATACGGAACTCACCAAGAACACGAAGAAGATGCAGCAGCAGATCAAA GAACTGCAGGGCCAATTAGAGGAGGAGGTCCGTGGGCGGGAGGAGAAGAACGAAGGGCAGGCTGCGTTGGAGCGACGCTGCCTCCTGCTGGTGAGCGAGGGAGAGGAGACGCGCGCTGCGTTGGAGAATGCAGAGAGACAACGCAAAGCACTGGAGATTGAACTGACAGAGACCAACGACAAGTACAACGACCTCAACAACCAG TTCCAGTCAGCGCTGAGCGGCAGGAGGAAGATGGAGGTGGACCTCCAGGCTCTGCAGCAGGAGCATGAGGAGCTGCAGAATGAACTAAGGGGAGCCAGCGACAAGATCAAGAAAACTAACTGTGAG GCAGCGCGTGTGTCCGAGGAGCTCAGGTTGGAGCAGGAGCACGCCCTACACCTGGAGCGTGTGAAGAAGGGTCTGGAGGCCCAAATAAAGGACATGGGCACCAGGCTGGATGAGGCTGAGCAGATGGCCCTCAAAGGAGGCAAGAAGATCATCCAGAAACTGGAGGGAAAG GTGAAGGAGTTGGAATTGGAGCTGGACACAGAGCAAAAGCGTCATGCTGAGACTGTAAAGACCCTGCGTAAGAATGAACGCCGTCTGAAGGAGCTGCTGTTCCAGTCCGAGGAGGACCAGAAGAACCAGCACCGCATGCAGGAACTGGTGGAGAGACTCCAGAACAAGATGAAGGCCTACAAGAGACAAGTAGAGGAGGCG GAGGAGCAGGCAAACATGAACCTGGCCAAGTACAGAAAAACAGTGAATGAGCTGGATGATGCTGAGGAGAGGGCAGACATAGCGGAGTCAGCACTTACCAAGATCAGGACCAAGAACCGTGGCAGCTTCGGCAAGGGGTACTCCTCT GGTTACAGCACACCCTACCCCGGGGGGATTGTAAGATCACCCAGTTCTGTGGGGTCAGAGGGTAGAGGTGAGAAGATCATCAACGATGACAACGACTCTGTCAGCTCCCTCGTCCCAGCCTATCTGAACTCCCTGAAGAAGCTCATGATAGAGTAA
- the LOC105023056 gene encoding myosin-16 isoform X3: MSLKRGYAWVRGHAFSDDTETNGLQVDPEPEPEELDWDSFSTALEQRLAAVGILEQECSQASAQHCAQLEKARHGLELQLSSLSERLEEEEACSAQLAHHRERLEAENSSLRRDLEELESALTAIERDNQSSEGSVRKLSEELSQREVVVQKLQKEKEHLVELSQTQTFCLIPTYIQQAIEDLQSEEEKVNLLTKERAKLQVKAEDLECLLEQERCQRGELEKTRRKLEGDSRSTLKNLGEMEKMRSSLEELIKKKDVEISITSTKLEAEEALNIGLQRKSKELQVRIEELEEELETERAMRAKVEKQRADLTRELDDLTDRLEEAGGATASQIEVNKKREAELQRMRRDLEESSIQSEALAASLRKRHGEAMAELGEQCEVLQRTRAKLEKEKQNLRMEVEDLAASLDTLQKAKASTDSQLKKLEEQLSEAHNRADDLQRALTEVNVGRNRLTADNTDLARQLEEAESRANQAIRSKTLILTQHEDIKKQMDEEIKSKLALGSSLAGLRQECEVLKEQLEEEQESKLELQRLVSKLNTEVTHWRSRHEADTIQHSDELEETKKKLASRLQEAEEAVEATQAKCSSLEKTKQRLQEEVEELCIDLEKASSCGQALDKKQRILEKQLGDWRQKCEELVAELEGCQKESRQHATELFKLKTVHEEALEQGEVLRRENKAHQEEIADLTDQLSDGGKSVHELQKTKKKIEMEKEELQASLEESEAALEAEETKVLRLHLELSQAKADMERRLQEKEEEFEVARKSHQRAIESLQASLDVEVKGRGEGLRVKKKLESDLNELELQVDLLTKNNTELTKNTKKMQQQIKELQGQLEEEVRGREEKNEGQAALERRCLLLVSEGEETRAALENAERQRKALEIELTETNDKYNDLNNQFQSALSGRRKMEVDLQALQQEHEELQNELRGASDKIKKTNCEAARVSEELRLEQEHALHLERVKKGLEAQIKDMGTRLDEAEQMALKGGKKIIQKLEGKVKELELELDTEQKRHAETVKTLRKNERRLKELLFQSEEDQKNQHRMQELVERLQNKMKAYKRQVEEAEEQANMNLAKYRKTVNELDDAEERADIAESALTKIRTKNRGSFGKGYSSGYSTPYPGGIVRSPSSVGSEGRGEKIINDDNDSVSSLVPAYLNSLKKLMIE; the protein is encoded by the exons ATGTCTCTAAAGCGGGGCTATGCCTGGGTCCGGGGCCACGCCTTCTCTGATGACACGGAGACCAATGGGCTGCAGGTGGATCCTGAACCGGAACCAGAGGAGCTAGACTGGGATTCGTTCAGTACGGCACTGGAACAGAGACTGGCTGCTGTGGGTATACTG GAGCAGGAGTGTTCCCAGGCATCGGCGCAGCATTGTGCCCAGCTGGAGAAGGCCAGACACGGCCTGGAGCTGCAGCTGTCCAGCCTGTCTGAGcgcctggaggaggaggaggcttGCTCGGCCCAGCTGGCCCACCACAGAGAGAGGCTagaggcagagaacagcagCCTCAGACGAGACCTGGAGGAACTGGAGAGTGCTCTGACTGCCATCGAGAGAGACAACCAG TCGTCAGAAGGCTCAGTCAGGAAGCTGTCAGAGGAGCTCTCCCAGAGAGAAGTTGTTGTCCAAAAGCTTCAGAAGGAGAAAGAACACCTGGTGGAACTCAGCCAG ACacagacattttgtttaatcCCCACCTACATACAGCAGGCAATTGAAGACCTGCAGAGTGAGGAGGAGAAGGTGAACCTTCTGACTAAGGAGCGAGCAAAACTACAGGTGAAGGCAGAAGAT ttGGAGTGCCTGTTAGAACAGGAGCGGTGTCAACGCGGGGAGCTGGAGAAAACCAGGAGGAAGCTGGAGGGAGACAGCAGGTCCACTCTGAAGAACCtcggagagatggagaagatgaGGAGCAGCCTGGAGGAGCTCATCAAGAA gAAAGATGTGGAAATAAGCATCACCAGTACCAAGCTTGAGGCAGAGGAGGCCCTTAACATCGGTCTGCAGAGGAAAAGCAAAGAGCTTCAG GTTCGTATTGAGGAGCTAGAGGAGGaactggagacagagagagccatGAGGGCCAAG GTGGAGAAGCAGAGAGCTGATCTGACCAGAGAACTGGATGATCTGACTGACAGATTGGAGGAGGCAGGTGGAGCCACAGCATCACAG ATTGAAGTCAATAAGAAACGGGAGGCGGAGCTCCAGCGCATGAGGCGGGACTTGGAGGAGTCCTCTATCCAATCGGAGGCCCTGGCTGCGTCGCTAAGGAAGCGTCATGGCGAAGCAATGGCGGAGCTGGGTGAGCAGTGTGAGGTTTTACAGAGGACCCGGGCCaagctggagaaggagaaacAGAATCTACGCATGGAGGTGGAGGATCTGGCCGCTTCACTAGACACCCTGCAGAAAGCCAAG GCATCCACAGACAGCCAGCTGAAGAAGCTGGAGGAACAGCTCTCTGAGGCCCACAACCGAGCagatgacctgcagagagcccTGACTGAGGTCAATGTAGGCAGGAACAGACTCACAG CTGACAACACAGACCTGGCCAGACAGTTGGAGGAGGCAGAAAGCAGAGCCAACCAAGCTATCCGCTCCAAGACTCTGATACTGACCCAACATGAAGACATCAAGAAACAGATGGATGAGGAGATCAAG tctaaGCTTGCCCTGGGCAGTAGTCTGGCGGGGTTACGTCAGGAGTGTGAGGTGTtgaaggaacagctggaggaggagcaaGAGAGCAAACTGGAGCTGCAGCGCCTCGTCTCCAAACTCAACACTGAGGTCACCCATTGGCGGAGCAGACACGAAGCAGACACCATCCAACACTCTGACGAACTGGAGGAGACCAA GAAAAAGCTAGCATCAAGGCTCCAGGAAGCTGAAGAGGCAGTGGAGGCCACCCAGGCCAAGTGCTCCTCTCTGGAGAAGACCAAGCAGAGGCTacaggaagaggtggaggagctCTGTatagatctggagaag GCCAGTAGCTGCGGCCAGGCGCTGGATAAGAAGCAACGCATCTTGGAGAAGCAACTGGGTGACTGGAGGCAGAAGTGTGAAGAGCTGGTGGCAGAGTTGGAGGGATGTCAAAAGGAGAGCAGGCAGCACGCCACCGAGCTCTTCAAATTGAAGACTGTCCATGAAGAGGCCCTGGAGCAGGGAGAGGTCCTACGCAGGGAGAACAAGGCCCACCAAG AAGAGATAGCTGACCTGACTGACCAGCTCTCCGATGGAGGGAAAAGCGTTCATGAGCTACAGAAAACTAAAAAGAAGAtagagatggagaaggaggagcTGCAGGCTTCGTTGGAAGAGTCTGAAGCTGCCTTAGAG GCAGAGGAGACCAAAGTGCTGCGTCTACATCTGGAGCTGTCCCAGGCCAAGGCAGACATGGAGAGGAGGCtccaggagaaagaggaggagtttGAGGTTGCCAG GAAAAGCCACCAGAGGGCAATAGAGTCCCTGCAGGCCAGTCTAGATGTGGAGGTCAAAGGTCGGGGGGAGGGGTTGCGGGTTAAAAAGAAGCTGGAATCTGATCTGAATGAGCTGGAATTACAAGTGGACCTGCTCACCAAGAACAATACGGAACTCACCAAGAACACGAAGAAGATGCAGCAGCAGATCAAA GAACTGCAGGGCCAATTAGAGGAGGAGGTCCGTGGGCGGGAGGAGAAGAACGAAGGGCAGGCTGCGTTGGAGCGACGCTGCCTCCTGCTGGTGAGCGAGGGAGAGGAGACGCGCGCTGCGTTGGAGAATGCAGAGAGACAACGCAAAGCACTGGAGATTGAACTGACAGAGACCAACGACAAGTACAACGACCTCAACAACCAG TTCCAGTCAGCGCTGAGCGGCAGGAGGAAGATGGAGGTGGACCTCCAGGCTCTGCAGCAGGAGCATGAGGAGCTGCAGAATGAACTAAGGGGAGCCAGCGACAAGATCAAGAAAACTAACTGTGAG GCAGCGCGTGTGTCCGAGGAGCTCAGGTTGGAGCAGGAGCACGCCCTACACCTGGAGCGTGTGAAGAAGGGTCTGGAGGCCCAAATAAAGGACATGGGCACCAGGCTGGATGAGGCTGAGCAGATGGCCCTCAAAGGAGGCAAGAAGATCATCCAGAAACTGGAGGGAAAG GTGAAGGAGTTGGAATTGGAGCTGGACACAGAGCAAAAGCGTCATGCTGAGACTGTAAAGACCCTGCGTAAGAATGAACGCCGTCTGAAGGAGCTGCTGTTCCAGTCCGAGGAGGACCAGAAGAACCAGCACCGCATGCAGGAACTGGTGGAGAGACTCCAGAACAAGATGAAGGCCTACAAGAGACAAGTAGAGGAGGCG GAGGAGCAGGCAAACATGAACCTGGCCAAGTACAGAAAAACAGTGAATGAGCTGGATGATGCTGAGGAGAGGGCAGACATAGCGGAGTCAGCACTTACCAAGATCAGGACCAAGAACCGTGGCAGCTTCGGCAAGGGGTACTCCTCT GGTTACAGCACACCCTACCCCGGGGGGATTGTAAGATCACCCAGTTCTGTGGGGTCAGAGGGTAGAGGTGAGAAGATCATCAACGATGACAACGACTCTGTCAGCTCCCTCGTCCCAGCCTATCTGAACTCCCTGAAGAAGCTCATGATAGAGTAA